One Curtobacterium herbarum genomic window carries:
- the trxA gene encoding thioredoxin — MSSAKAVTDATFEAEVLKSDKTILVDFWAEWCGPCRAVSPILDQIAAEHADKIEIVKLNVDDNPQSAMNYQITSIPAMKVFKGGEVVKTVIGAKPKPALEADLADFLA; from the coding sequence ATGTCCAGCGCAAAGGCAGTGACCGACGCCACGTTCGAGGCTGAAGTCCTCAAGTCCGACAAGACGATCCTGGTGGACTTCTGGGCTGAGTGGTGCGGCCCGTGTCGCGCGGTCTCGCCGATCCTCGACCAGATCGCGGCGGAGCACGCCGACAAGATCGAGATCGTCAAGCTCAACGTCGACGACAACCCCCAGTCGGCGATGAACTACCAGATCACGTCGATCCCGGCGATGAAGGTGTTCAAGGGCGGCGAGGTCGTCAAGACCGTCATCGGCGCCAAGCCGAAGCCGGCCCTCGAGGCCGACCTCGCGGACTTCCTCGCGTAG